From one Nitrosococcus halophilus Nc 4 genomic stretch:
- the cbbX gene encoding CbbX protein: MTGPQWPVTSDDNAAMGADVMNYSENTEASERSAELTDEAQVDLEAEFKASNIQEVLDKLDRELIGLKPIKTRIREIAALLLVDRLRRQFELTSETPTLHMSFTGNPGTGKTTVALRMGEILKRLGYVREGHLVTVTRDDLVGQYIGHTAPKTKEVIKKAMGGVLFIDEAYYLYKPENERDYGQESIEILLQVMENNRDDLVVVLAGYKDKMDRFFQSNPGMRSRIAHHLDFPDYSPEELMAIAKLMLADQNYRLSPEGEKALAEYIPVRMKLPHFANARSIRNALDRARLRQANRLFASRSSKLTKLDLITIEAEDILASRVFKEGKLDTNSVYEA; encoded by the coding sequence GTGACGGGTCCACAATGGCCCGTCACCAGCGATGATAACGCTGCAATGGGAGCGGATGTCATGAATTATTCCGAGAATACTGAGGCCAGTGAACGCTCAGCCGAACTCACGGATGAGGCGCAAGTAGATCTGGAGGCTGAATTCAAGGCTTCCAATATCCAAGAAGTGCTGGACAAACTAGACCGGGAGCTGATTGGCTTGAAACCGATTAAGACCCGTATCCGTGAAATTGCGGCACTTCTGCTGGTGGATCGATTGCGGAGGCAATTCGAACTAACCTCCGAGACACCCACCCTACATATGAGTTTCACCGGTAATCCCGGCACCGGCAAAACCACAGTAGCATTGCGCATGGGTGAGATCTTGAAAAGGCTCGGCTATGTGCGCGAGGGCCATTTAGTCACCGTGACCCGCGACGATCTGGTCGGCCAATACATCGGCCATACAGCGCCCAAGACTAAGGAAGTCATTAAAAAGGCCATGGGCGGCGTGCTGTTCATTGATGAGGCTTATTATCTCTATAAGCCGGAAAACGAGCGCGATTACGGCCAAGAGTCGATCGAAATTCTACTGCAAGTGATGGAAAACAACCGTGATGACCTGGTGGTGGTTTTAGCCGGCTACAAGGATAAAATGGATCGCTTTTTCCAAAGCAATCCTGGTATGCGCTCGCGCATCGCCCACCATCTTGATTTTCCCGACTATTCGCCAGAAGAACTCATGGCCATTGCCAAGCTCATGCTGGCGGACCAGAACTATCGTTTAAGCCCGGAGGGTGAAAAGGCGCTTGCCGAGTACATTCCAGTGCGCATGAAACTACCCCATTTTGCCAATGCACGCTCTATCCGCAATGCTTTGGATCGGGCACGCTTGCGTCAGGCAAACCGGCTTTTTGCATCGCGCAGCAGTAAACTGACTAAACTCGATTTAATCACGATCGAAGCCGAGGATATCCTTGCAAGTCGCGTGTTTAAGGAAGGCAAGCTCGATACAAATAGTGTTTACGAAGCCTGA
- the fba gene encoding class II fructose-bisphosphate aldolase (catalyzes the reversible aldol condensation of dihydroxyacetonephosphate and glyceraldehyde 3-phosphate in the Calvin cycle, glycolysis, and/or gluconeogenesis), which translates to MALITLRQLLDYAAEHNFGIPAFNVNNMEQVHAIMQAAEAVDSPVIMQASAGARSYAGEPFLRHLIAAAVEQYPQIPICMHQDHGAEPAVCLRSIQSGFTSVMMDGSLMPDMKTPSSYEYNVNVTRQVVDMAHGGGVSVEGELGCLGSLETGMAGEEDGSGAEGQLSHDQLLTDPEEAADFVKKTKVDALAIAIGTSHGAYKFTRPPTGDILAIERIKEIHARIPDTHLVMHGSSSVPQEWLKIIHEFGGDIGETYGVPVEEIQEGIRHGVRKVNVDTDLRLAATGAVRKNLAENPKNFDPRKYLKASTAAMKDICQARFEAFGCAGHASKIKPLSLEVISKRYASGELDPRVN; encoded by the coding sequence ATGGCCTTAATTACGTTGCGTCAATTGCTTGACTATGCTGCGGAGCATAACTTTGGTATCCCAGCATTTAATGTCAACAACATGGAGCAGGTGCATGCAATCATGCAGGCGGCTGAGGCTGTCGACAGCCCGGTCATCATGCAGGCTTCGGCTGGGGCCCGCTCCTATGCCGGTGAGCCGTTTTTGCGTCACTTGATTGCGGCGGCGGTGGAGCAGTACCCCCAGATTCCGATTTGTATGCACCAGGATCACGGGGCGGAACCTGCAGTGTGCTTGCGCTCCATCCAGTCTGGTTTTACCTCGGTGATGATGGATGGTTCTTTGATGCCGGATATGAAGACTCCATCAAGCTATGAGTACAACGTCAATGTGACCCGACAAGTGGTGGATATGGCCCACGGTGGCGGGGTTTCCGTGGAAGGCGAGTTGGGTTGCTTAGGTTCCCTGGAAACCGGTATGGCGGGAGAGGAAGATGGATCCGGTGCTGAAGGTCAGCTCAGCCACGATCAATTGCTCACCGATCCCGAAGAAGCGGCTGATTTTGTCAAGAAGACTAAGGTGGATGCTTTAGCCATTGCCATTGGCACCAGCCACGGAGCTTACAAATTTACCCGCCCACCGACTGGGGACATTTTGGCCATTGAGCGAATTAAGGAGATCCATGCTCGGATTCCTGACACTCATTTGGTGATGCATGGTTCTAGCTCAGTGCCCCAGGAATGGTTAAAGATCATCCATGAGTTCGGCGGCGATATTGGTGAGACTTATGGCGTGCCTGTAGAGGAAATCCAAGAAGGAATCCGGCACGGGGTGCGGAAGGTCAATGTGGACACCGATTTGCGTCTAGCGGCGACTGGTGCTGTCCGCAAGAATTTGGCGGAGAATCCGAAAAATTTCGATCCCCGCAAATACCTTAAGGCTTCGACGGCGGCTATGAAGGATATTTGTCAGGCCCGTTTTGAGGCTTTTGGTTGTGCCGGTCACGCTTCCAAGATTAAACCCCTTTCCTTGGAAGTTATCTCCAAGCGCTATGCGAGCGGTGAATTAGACCCGCGAGTGAACTGA
- the pyk gene encoding pyruvate kinase: MLRRTKIVATLGPATDDPKILDQIIEAGVDVVRLNFSHGPRELDRACELHRERVELVRSRAQAYGRQVGVLADLQGPKIRIAKFKVGKANLEDKARFTLDVSLPDESGDESQVGVDYKGLADDVNRGDTLLLDDGRIVLWVEEVIGPRIVCRVVIGGVLLNNKGINRQGGGLSAKALTSRDRDYIQCAAKLQADYLAVSFPRSADDLNEARELFQAAGGRGGIVAKIERAEALENLEEMIAASEAVMVARGDLGVEIGDAALPPVQKNIIHLARKMNRVVITATQMMETMIKSPVPTRAEVFDVANAVLDGTDAVMLSAETASGDFPSKAVAAMDRICREAEKQYQVTVSTHRINTRFNRVDEGIAMAAMYLANHFDIKAIAALTESGSTPLWMSRISSAIPIYALTRHVETRRKVTLYRGVCPVSFDVNSSDHALINSEAISELQRRGAVRDGDWVIITKGDLTGVQGGTNALKVVQVGDMVKPAGL, translated from the coding sequence ATGCTAAGACGAACCAAAATCGTCGCCACTCTAGGTCCAGCGACGGATGATCCGAAGATCTTAGATCAGATCATCGAAGCGGGAGTTGATGTGGTCCGTTTGAATTTTTCCCATGGTCCCCGTGAATTAGACCGGGCCTGTGAATTACACCGAGAACGGGTGGAATTGGTACGGAGCCGGGCCCAAGCCTATGGGCGGCAAGTGGGGGTATTGGCCGATTTGCAAGGGCCGAAAATCCGCATTGCCAAGTTCAAGGTTGGTAAAGCAAATTTGGAGGATAAGGCCCGCTTTACCCTCGACGTTAGTCTGCCGGACGAGTCAGGTGATGAAAGCCAAGTTGGCGTAGATTACAAAGGCTTGGCGGATGATGTGAATCGAGGTGATACTTTACTTCTGGACGATGGCCGGATTGTGCTGTGGGTGGAGGAGGTCATAGGCCCGAGGATTGTTTGTCGGGTGGTGATCGGTGGCGTTTTGTTAAATAACAAAGGCATCAATCGCCAAGGGGGCGGTCTTTCAGCCAAAGCGCTGACGTCTAGGGACCGGGACTATATCCAATGTGCTGCTAAGCTTCAGGCCGATTATTTGGCCGTGTCTTTTCCCCGCAGTGCCGATGACCTCAATGAAGCCCGAGAGCTATTTCAGGCTGCAGGTGGCCGGGGTGGAATTGTGGCCAAAATCGAACGTGCCGAAGCCTTAGAGAATTTGGAAGAGATGATTGCTGCCTCTGAGGCGGTAATGGTTGCCCGGGGAGATCTCGGTGTTGAGATTGGGGATGCCGCCCTGCCGCCAGTGCAGAAAAATATCATCCACTTGGCACGGAAGATGAATAGGGTGGTGATCACCGCCACCCAGATGATGGAGACGATGATTAAAAGCCCGGTTCCCACTCGAGCCGAGGTTTTTGATGTGGCCAATGCGGTATTGGATGGTACCGATGCGGTGATGCTGTCTGCGGAAACGGCGTCCGGTGATTTTCCAAGCAAAGCCGTAGCGGCGATGGACCGAATCTGCCGCGAGGCTGAAAAGCAATACCAGGTTACCGTCTCCACCCATCGTATTAATACCCGTTTTAATCGGGTAGATGAGGGGATTGCCATGGCGGCCATGTATTTGGCCAATCATTTTGATATCAAGGCGATCGCAGCGCTTACCGAGTCCGGTTCTACCCCCCTATGGATGTCCCGTATCAGTTCCGCTATCCCGATTTATGCCTTGACGCGGCATGTGGAGACGCGTAGAAAGGTAACCCTATATCGTGGTGTTTGCCCCGTAAGTTTCGATGTAAATTCTTCTGATCATGCCCTCATCAACTCTGAGGCGATCAGTGAATTACAACGTCGAGGGGCGGTGCGTGATGGAGACTGGGTGATTATTACTAAGGGTGACCTTACCGGCGTGCAGGGAGGCACCAATGCGCTGAAGGTGGTCCAGGTCGGCGATATGGTCAAGCCTGCGGGATTATGA
- a CDS encoding phosphoglycerate kinase produces the protein MSILKMTDLDLAGKRVLIREDLNVPLKGGKVADDTRIRASLPTIQQAMQAGAKVMLMSHLGRPTEGEFDPAFSLAPVADHLSHLLGQEVRLVSDWLEGIELSEGQVALCENVRFNPGEKKNDEALAKKMAALCDIYVMDAFGSAHRAQASTHGVAQYAPTACAGPLLAGELEALEKALDNPARPLVAIVGGSKVSTKLTVLESLSQVVDQLIVGGGIANTFIAAAGYNVGKSLYEADLLETAKQLRVAAQERGGDIPLPVDVVCGKEFSESAEATLKRIGEVTEDDMIFDVGPETSKHFAQILKGAGTIVWNGPVGVFEFDQFGEGTKALSLAIAESPAFSIAGGGDTLAAVAKYGVSDQVSYISTGGGAFLEFLEGKKLPAVAILEERASQ, from the coding sequence ATGTCCATTCTAAAGATGACCGATTTGGATCTTGCCGGAAAGCGGGTCCTGATTCGGGAAGACCTTAACGTGCCCTTGAAAGGGGGTAAGGTTGCCGACGATACCCGTATCCGAGCATCCCTGCCAACGATTCAACAGGCGATGCAGGCTGGTGCTAAGGTTATGTTAATGTCACACCTAGGGCGTCCCACCGAGGGTGAATTTGATCCAGCCTTTTCTTTGGCTCCCGTGGCCGATCATTTGTCTCATTTATTGGGCCAGGAAGTCCGTTTGGTCTCAGATTGGCTAGAGGGCATAGAGCTTAGTGAAGGGCAGGTGGCTCTATGTGAGAATGTCCGGTTTAACCCGGGAGAGAAGAAAAACGATGAGGCCCTAGCCAAGAAAATGGCTGCTCTCTGTGATATTTATGTGATGGATGCCTTTGGCAGCGCCCATCGGGCGCAGGCCTCTACCCACGGGGTCGCCCAGTACGCGCCGACCGCTTGTGCGGGGCCTTTGCTGGCAGGAGAGTTGGAGGCTTTGGAGAAGGCCTTGGATAATCCTGCACGGCCCCTCGTCGCCATTGTGGGTGGCTCCAAGGTTTCTACTAAGTTAACGGTATTGGAAAGCCTGTCACAGGTGGTCGATCAGCTGATTGTGGGGGGCGGTATTGCCAATACCTTTATCGCCGCGGCAGGTTACAATGTGGGCAAATCCCTCTATGAAGCGGATCTATTGGAGACTGCCAAGCAGTTGAGAGTTGCGGCCCAGGAGCGGGGTGGGGATATCCCGCTGCCCGTCGATGTGGTATGCGGTAAGGAATTTTCTGAGAGTGCGGAAGCCACCTTGAAGCGGATCGGCGAGGTGACAGAGGATGATATGATTTTCGACGTTGGCCCTGAGACCTCGAAGCATTTTGCGCAAATATTAAAGGGGGCAGGGACTATCGTCTGGAATGGTCCTGTGGGGGTGTTCGAGTTCGATCAATTCGGTGAAGGGACTAAAGCGCTGTCACTGGCAATTGCTGAAAGCCCAGCTTTTTCTATTGCAGGCGGCGGAGATACCTTAGCGGCAGTGGCAAAATATGGTGTGAGTGATCAGGTTTCCTATATTTCTACCGGTGGGGGGGCCTTTCTGGAGTTTCTGGAAGGGAAGAAACTACCGGCAGTTGCTATCCTTGAAGAGCGTGCAAGCCAGTAA
- the gap gene encoding type I glyceraldehyde-3-phosphate dehydrogenase, with protein sequence MAIKVAINGYGRIGRNVLRALYERNRTSEIQIVAINDLGDANTNAYLTQYDTVHGKFPGEVSVDGDYLIVNGDKIRVLAERDPAKLPWGELGVDVVHECTGLFATKEKASAHLQAGAKKVIISAPGGGDVDATIVYGVNHNSLKASDTVISNASCTTNCLAPLVKVLQDNIGVEHGLMTTVHSYTNDQVLTDVYHKDLRRARSATQSMIPTKTGAAAAVGLVLPELNGKLDGFAVRVPTINVSLVDLTFVASRNTSKESIDGMMREAATGDLQGVLAYNDKPLVSMDFNHDPASSVYEASLTKVMQGNLVKVLAWYDNEWGFSNRMLDATVALMNAK encoded by the coding sequence ATGGCGATTAAAGTTGCAATCAACGGTTACGGCCGTATTGGTCGCAATGTTTTGCGCGCTTTGTACGAGCGCAATCGTACCAGTGAGATCCAGATCGTAGCCATTAATGATCTGGGAGATGCCAATACCAATGCCTATTTAACCCAGTACGATACCGTACATGGTAAGTTTCCCGGTGAAGTCTCCGTCGATGGCGATTATCTGATCGTCAACGGCGATAAAATTCGGGTGTTGGCCGAAAGAGACCCGGCTAAATTGCCCTGGGGGGAATTGGGCGTGGACGTGGTACACGAGTGTACAGGTTTGTTCGCTACCAAGGAAAAAGCCTCGGCCCACCTTCAGGCGGGAGCTAAAAAAGTGATTATCTCCGCGCCGGGGGGTGGAGATGTGGATGCCACTATCGTCTATGGTGTCAACCATAATTCCTTAAAGGCCTCTGATACGGTGATCTCCAACGCCTCTTGTACGACCAACTGCTTGGCGCCTCTCGTTAAGGTGCTCCAAGATAATATTGGGGTCGAGCATGGGTTGATGACGACGGTCCACTCTTACACCAATGATCAGGTATTAACTGACGTTTACCATAAGGATCTCCGTCGGGCCCGCTCTGCTACCCAGTCCATGATCCCCACTAAAACGGGGGCGGCGGCAGCAGTCGGATTGGTACTGCCAGAACTGAATGGCAAATTGGATGGTTTTGCGGTGCGGGTGCCGACCATTAATGTTTCCTTGGTTGACCTGACTTTTGTGGCCTCCCGTAATACCAGCAAGGAGAGCATTGATGGAATGATGCGGGAGGCGGCTACAGGTGACTTGCAAGGGGTGCTCGCTTATAACGACAAGCCGCTTGTTTCCATGGACTTCAATCACGATCCTGCCTCTTCAGTGTACGAGGCTAGCCTGACTAAGGTGATGCAAGGCAATTTGGTCAAGGTATTGGCATGGTATGATAACGAGTGGGGCTTCTCCAATCGCATGCTGGATGCCACCGTTGCCCTGATGAATGCCAAGTGA
- the tkt gene encoding transketolase: MPSRRELANAIRALSMDAVQKAKSGHPGAPMGMADIAEVLWNDFLRHNPNNPQWVDRDRFVLSNGHGSMLLYSLLHLSGYDVSMEDIKQFRQLHSKTPGHPEYGYAPGVETTTGPLGQGLSNAVGMALAEKILASQFNRDGHEIVDHYTYVFLGDGCLMEGISHEACSLAGTWGLGKLIAFYDDNGISIDGDVDGWFTDDTPKRFEAYGWQVVRGVDGHDPEAVRQAIEEARSATDKPTLICCKTLIGYGAPNLAGSHDCHGAPLGEDEIAATRDKLGWSHPPFEIPEEIYGGWNVAEKGKAAEAAWDEKFAAYKAAYPELAAEFQRRLQNKLPESWEATVAEVLQAADSKAEKIATRKASQNAIEAYAPVLPELLGGSADLTGSNLTHWSGSKVIGKTAADGNYLHYGVREFGMSAIMNGVALHGGFIPYGGTFLMFSEYARNAVRMSALMGVQSIFVYTHDSIGLGEDGPTHQAVEQAATLRYIPRMSVWRPCDAVESLVSWRAAIERRDGPTSLLLTRQGVPHQQRTPKQMEDIRRGGYILRDTDGKPDVIMIATGSEVALAMEAAETLGGKGIKARVVSMPCTDVFDAQDETYREAVLPSEVRARVAVEAGVTDYWRKYVGLEGKVLGIDTFGESAPAPEVYKHFGLTAENLAKIAEGLIS; the protein is encoded by the coding sequence ATGCCTTCTCGCAGAGAATTGGCTAATGCCATCCGTGCGCTTAGCATGGACGCAGTGCAAAAGGCGAAATCCGGTCACCCTGGTGCCCCCATGGGGATGGCGGATATCGCTGAGGTTTTATGGAATGATTTTCTCAGGCATAACCCTAATAACCCCCAATGGGTGGATCGGGATCGATTCGTACTGTCTAATGGGCATGGCTCTATGCTGCTCTATTCTTTGCTTCACCTGAGCGGTTATGACGTAAGTATGGAGGACATCAAGCAGTTCCGCCAGCTTCATTCCAAGACTCCGGGCCATCCCGAATACGGGTATGCCCCAGGTGTTGAGACCACCACTGGACCGTTGGGTCAAGGCCTTAGCAATGCCGTGGGCATGGCTCTAGCTGAAAAAATATTAGCGAGTCAGTTCAACCGCGATGGTCATGAAATCGTTGATCATTACACTTATGTGTTCCTCGGAGATGGCTGCTTGATGGAAGGGATCTCCCATGAGGCCTGTTCCTTGGCGGGTACTTGGGGATTAGGGAAGCTGATTGCTTTTTATGACGACAACGGTATCTCCATTGATGGGGATGTGGACGGATGGTTTACCGACGACACGCCGAAACGTTTCGAGGCCTATGGGTGGCAGGTTGTGCGCGGTGTCGATGGGCATGACCCAGAGGCCGTACGCCAAGCCATTGAAGAGGCCCGTTCAGCTACCGATAAGCCCACCTTGATTTGTTGTAAGACTTTGATTGGTTATGGCGCCCCTAATTTAGCTGGGAGCCATGATTGTCATGGAGCGCCCCTTGGAGAGGATGAGATTGCGGCGACCCGTGACAAATTAGGTTGGTCCCATCCTCCTTTTGAGATTCCAGAGGAAATTTATGGGGGCTGGAATGTAGCTGAGAAAGGCAAGGCAGCAGAAGCGGCTTGGGATGAAAAGTTTGCCGCCTATAAAGCCGCTTACCCAGAGTTGGCGGCGGAATTTCAGCGCCGGCTCCAAAATAAACTTCCTGAGAGTTGGGAGGCTACCGTCGCCGAGGTTCTCCAGGCGGCTGATAGCAAGGCCGAGAAAATTGCGACCCGCAAGGCCTCTCAAAACGCTATTGAAGCTTATGCCCCTGTCCTGCCGGAGCTATTGGGCGGATCGGCGGATTTAACGGGCTCCAATCTCACCCATTGGTCGGGTTCAAAGGTGATCGGCAAAACGGCTGCTGATGGTAATTACCTCCACTACGGGGTGCGGGAGTTTGGGATGTCGGCCATTATGAACGGGGTTGCCCTACATGGTGGTTTCATTCCCTATGGCGGAACCTTTTTAATGTTTTCCGAATATGCCCGTAATGCGGTGCGGATGTCTGCGCTCATGGGGGTGCAAAGTATTTTTGTCTATACCCACGATTCCATCGGTTTGGGTGAGGATGGTCCGACCCACCAAGCGGTGGAGCAGGCGGCCACCTTGCGCTATATTCCACGCATGTCGGTATGGCGCCCCTGTGATGCGGTGGAAAGTCTGGTCTCCTGGAGGGCGGCTATTGAGCGCAGAGATGGACCCACCTCTTTGCTGCTTACTCGCCAGGGGGTGCCCCATCAGCAGCGAACCCCTAAACAGATGGAAGATATTCGCCGTGGCGGCTATATCCTGCGTGATACGGATGGCAAGCCAGATGTCATCATGATTGCCACTGGCTCTGAGGTTGCCTTGGCAATGGAAGCTGCTGAAACGCTGGGCGGCAAGGGCATCAAAGCGCGGGTGGTTTCTATGCCTTGTACGGATGTTTTCGATGCCCAAGACGAAACCTATCGTGAAGCGGTTCTGCCTTCTGAGGTTAGGGCTCGAGTGGCAGTGGAAGCGGGAGTCACCGACTATTGGCGGAAATATGTTGGGCTCGAAGGTAAAGTGTTGGGTATTGATACTTTTGGAGAATCGGCCCCAGCCCCAGAAGTGTACAAACACTTTGGCCTTACCGCGGAGAATCTGGCCAAGATTGCCGAAGGGTTGATTTCTTAA
- the dapB gene encoding 4-hydroxy-tetrahydrodipicolinate reductase — protein sequence MIRVAISGAAGRMGRTLIQAACQYEGITLGVASERPDSSLIGSDAGELAGVGTLQIPLVGNLSEHGEAFDLLIDFTQPKVSLANLALCKDQGKAMVVGTTGFTPEQRQEIARAAIEIPIVLAPNMSVGVNLCLKLLEMAARVLGDEVDIEIIEAHHRHKMDAPSGTALRMGEVVAETLGRDLNQCAVYGRRGFSGERPRESIGFSSLRAGDIVGEHTVMFAADGERVEIGHKASSRMTFALGAMRASHWVSSKPPGLYDMQDVLGLSKKVS from the coding sequence ATGATCCGAGTAGCTATCAGTGGTGCCGCCGGGCGCATGGGACGCACCTTGATCCAGGCTGCCTGTCAGTATGAGGGCATTACCCTTGGAGTCGCCAGTGAGCGTCCTGACAGTAGCCTGATTGGCAGTGATGCGGGAGAACTGGCAGGGGTGGGAACATTGCAAATCCCCCTAGTGGGTAATTTGAGTGAGCATGGGGAGGCTTTTGATCTGCTGATCGATTTCACGCAGCCTAAAGTATCGCTGGCCAATTTAGCCCTCTGCAAAGACCAGGGCAAGGCTATGGTAGTTGGCACCACTGGATTTACCCCAGAACAGCGTCAGGAGATTGCGAGGGCGGCTATTGAGATTCCGATCGTGCTGGCGCCCAACATGAGCGTGGGGGTTAACCTTTGTTTAAAGCTCTTAGAGATGGCCGCCCGGGTGTTAGGGGATGAGGTGGATATTGAAATTATTGAGGCCCACCACCGCCATAAGATGGATGCTCCCTCTGGAACCGCTTTACGCATGGGGGAGGTGGTGGCTGAAACCCTGGGACGGGATCTGAATCAGTGCGCCGTTTATGGGCGGCGAGGATTCAGCGGTGAACGGCCAAGGGAAAGCATAGGATTTTCTTCTCTCCGCGCAGGCGATATCGTGGGTGAACACACCGTGATGTTTGCGGCGGACGGGGAGCGGGTAGAGATTGGCCATAAGGCCTCAAGCCGCATGACCTTTGCTTTGGGAGCTATGCGCGCATCCCATTGGGTCAGCAGCAAACCTCCTGGGCTTTACGATATGCAGGATGTACTTGGTCTATCTAAAAAGGTAAGCTAA
- the dnaJ gene encoding molecular chaperone DnaJ, with translation MAKQDYYEILGVARNASDPEIKKAYRRLAMKYHPDRNPGDKTAEDQFKEVQEAYDVLSDARKRTAYDQFGHAGVGAGAGPGAGGGYGFEGGPNFGDIFGDVFNDIFGAAAGRGGRRQAYRGADLRYNLDLTLEEAVAGTTAKIRIPTYVKCKTCEGSGAKPGTSPITCPTCDGHGQVRMQQGFFSLQQTCPRCHGSGQIVSSPCSDCHGEGRVREHKTLSVKIPPGVDTGDRIRLAGEGEAGESGGPPGDLYVQIQIKAHPIFSREGDALHCEVPVSFVTAALGGELDVPTLSGRAKLKIPAGTQSGQVFRLRGKGVAPVRGGPTGDLLCRVMVETPVNLNEEQKELLEKFEASMNRNKKHSPKHHSWLEGVKHFFEEMKF, from the coding sequence ATGGCAAAGCAAGATTACTACGAAATTCTGGGGGTGGCGCGGAATGCCTCCGACCCTGAAATTAAGAAGGCCTATCGACGCCTGGCCATGAAATATCATCCGGATCGCAATCCTGGTGACAAGACTGCCGAGGACCAATTCAAAGAGGTTCAGGAGGCCTATGATGTTCTCTCCGACGCCAGGAAGCGCACGGCCTATGATCAGTTTGGGCACGCTGGGGTAGGTGCGGGTGCAGGCCCTGGAGCTGGAGGGGGATATGGTTTTGAGGGCGGCCCCAACTTTGGTGACATCTTTGGTGATGTTTTCAATGATATCTTTGGTGCTGCCGCAGGCCGCGGGGGTAGACGGCAGGCCTATCGGGGTGCTGATCTTCGCTATAATTTGGATCTCACTTTGGAAGAGGCAGTTGCAGGCACCACCGCCAAGATCCGCATTCCCACTTATGTAAAATGCAAAACCTGTGAGGGTAGCGGGGCCAAGCCAGGAACCTCGCCCATTACCTGTCCTACTTGTGATGGCCATGGTCAAGTGCGGATGCAACAGGGTTTCTTTTCCCTGCAACAGACTTGTCCACGTTGTCATGGCAGTGGCCAGATCGTGAGTTCTCCTTGCTCTGATTGCCACGGTGAAGGTCGGGTCCGGGAGCATAAAACGCTCTCGGTGAAGATTCCGCCAGGTGTAGATACTGGCGATCGGATCCGTCTGGCTGGAGAAGGAGAAGCCGGGGAAAGTGGTGGGCCGCCAGGTGATCTTTATGTTCAGATACAAATCAAAGCGCATCCGATCTTTTCTCGGGAGGGCGATGCTCTCCACTGCGAAGTGCCGGTCAGTTTTGTCACTGCCGCCTTAGGCGGAGAGTTGGATGTGCCTACCTTGAGCGGTCGGGCAAAGCTCAAGATCCCGGCAGGGACTCAGTCAGGGCAGGTTTTCCGCTTAAGAGGTAAGGGCGTCGCACCTGTTCGTGGCGGACCCACAGGTGATTTGCTGTGTCGGGTGATGGTAGAAACACCAGTGAATTTAAACGAAGAACAAAAGGAATTGCTGGAAAAATTCGAAGCTTCCATGAATCGGAACAAGAAACATAGCCCTAAGCATCATTCCTGGCTGGAAGGTGTAAAACACTTCTTTGAAGAAATGAAGTTCTGA